A region of Pleionea litopenaei DNA encodes the following proteins:
- a CDS encoding AHH domain-containing protein, translating to MKIDINSSLNGVFMPRASRFAGQGQISHSRIHTNVYYREVNRRLAGARPGTARQVLQGIRRDIMSGKMPY from the coding sequence ATGAAAATTGATATAAATTCTTCGCTGAATGGAGTTTTTATGCCTCGAGCTTCTCGGTTTGCCGGCCAAGGTCAAATTTCGCATTCAAGAATACATACGAATGTATACTATCGAGAAGTAAACCGAAGGTTGGCAGGTGCTCGACCTGGAACCGCTAGACAAGTGCTTCAGGGAATTCGGCGTGATATTATGTCTGGCAAAATGCCTTATTGA